ggcaatatatcgatATCCTAACAGAACACAAGATATCGTCTTAGATCTTGGATGCTGTAATATCagaagtgttgtcttttcctagtttatttatttatttattttttttcattttatatactttaataatttatatattttatatatataatttatagactgcattacagtaaagtcatgtaattttctgaacttactaGACTATTCTACCTATtgttttatttgcctttacccacttagtcattatgtctacattactgatgattatatctcaaaaatctcattgtgcaAATATTTAGTGAAAGCACTAACAAATCGACAGAGgtagttattaaaaaaatatcatgacATTTGACTTTCCCcaatatcgcccagccctagatGCGGCACATTTAAGTGCTTATGTGTCTGCATGGGTGTATGAAGTCAAACCTGTAAGTGACTGAGGTTAGACACGTGGGTTCCACAGCACATGTTGGCATCGACGCCCTCGATATCAACAATCCGAATGGGCCCTGCATGGTCGTCTGGCAGCCCTCGACTCCTCACctggttcacacacacacacacacacacacacacacacacacacacacacaactcataTCACATACTGCACATGTAAAATCTGCTTGTAAAGttaataaatgcactacattcaACATTAGATTTGTTTTGAAACCATCTAAAACCTTGGCTTTTAAGTCATTGATCACACAATAAAAGGATTGTATTTTAGCACCAATAATATCAGTATATGGACCTTTTCCACAGCAGGATCGTCTATAGAGAGAAGCTGAACAGTGACAGGGACGTGGACTCTGATCTTTTCATTTACGACTTCTTCCAGGGCCTGGAGCTGGGCAGGCTTCACAGAGGGAGTGTCCAGTTCAATGGTGCTTCTTTGACGCCCCAGCtccctgaaaaaaaagaaaaaaaaatagaggagAGGTAAGCCTGTAAGTTTTTATGGTTACAGTGAAATAAATCCACAGTGGTGATGTACCAGGATGTGGTCTTGTATCCAAAAAGGTTATCTGCCAAAGCTGTGATCAAATGTTGacctgagagacagaaagaagccAATCATAGCTTGTACCAAGTATATAACACCAATATATGATGCAAGACTCCCTTACCTTATTCATTTAGTTTTGCTCACCTGAGTGTTGCTGCATGTGATCAAATCTCCTCTCCCAGTCCACCTTTACTTGCACCTCCTGCCCCACCTCCAGAGGTGAGGTCACAAAGTGTACAGCTTCAGGCCCCTGCCTTGTCACCCTTAAGACTGGGACATCTCCTATTAACCCATGGTCATCTGGCTGATAGAGGAGGACACAAAACGTGAAAATTAGTAATAATATCATGTACTATGTTTTCACTGCTATGTTTTAATTTGATACAAACAATTCCCAAATACGCAACATGAATGTTTatgtacattcattcattcagaccTTTAATTAAGACTCGGGAAATCAATTGAGGGAGACCCCCATTTTTTAATGATGCCGAGCATGAACAAAGAGCCATCATGCATGtcaattaaaacagaaattaaatcatacaaaacaacaaacaacaatagcaATAATGATCGCTAAAAGTACAAATACAGGTTGATAAACATGCTGAAGTGTAGATGTATAGTTATAAGCATTTACACTCAATTAAAACCAGATCAGAATTCAGGGAATGTGAAGCAACAACCTATTCTGTGAGCGAGTACCAAGATTATGTGAGGTCAGAGTTCAAAGTGATGAAATATAGGGTGGAAACATCTgcttcaaagctttataaatgaacaaacacCAATGCTGTTCCCGCCTCACAGCCAAATGTGGCCAGCCAACCTTTTGGTGGTAAAGGTTGCAGTGATGGGTGCTGTAACAATCACCTGTTATGAACTTTAGGGCTGAGTGGTAGACAGTCGCTTATCCGTATATAACATCCCCATGATcgaaaacagacaaaaaatacaGATTCTACAATTCCTTGACTATGCACAAAAGGAAAACTGTTCTTATTTATGTACAGAAAGCCAAGTATTGTCCTCATTTTGGTAGTGAGAATTTTAATAGGGTGCTTAAAATTAAGATTGTCGTCCAGCCAGATACCATGGTATTTATACTGTGGGTTTCTCTCTATGGATGTGCCATTTGCAGAATGAATATTGAAAGATTCAGCATGAGTAGCACTGGTGAACAGCATCCATTTGGTTTTGTCTGAGTTTAGTGCATGCTTCTGGTTACACATTTGCAGTTATCAGTGACAGGTAATGCTTGATGCAcaaagtatgatttttttttataaatcagCTTACCTGGCCACCTCCTTCAGGAAACAAGATGGTGTCTTGGAGTTTGACATTGAAGCCCTTTAGAGTTTCTTTCTTCCCACTGACTTCATGTTTGAGCTCAGCTGGGCAGCAGGAGACCACACAGGTAACAAactaacacaaaaaaacaacacaagaaaaaaacttAACTTTACTAAGGTTTAGGTTTGCACAAAAAGAGAAGCATGAAAGCAACTGCGTGCATTTTGAGCGCGAGATGCTGAGTAAtacttaaagaaataaaaattgtTGACATTTTGACAGTGGGCTCTGGCTGACAGCATGAATGTGAGAGGCTAGCTAGTAGTACACACATTAAGCTAGTACTCTTTTGCATTGTCACAACATTAAATAATTCAACAAATACTAAATGTGCAGTGCCctaaaacaagttaaacagtaaCTTTATCAGTTACAGTGGGTACCGTTAACCAGCTCGTGCTCCCACTGTAGTTAGCAACCATGCTAATCCCCTCAGCAGAGAATGAATGTAGCCTAATATGTAACGTCAGGTGTTGTCGCATGCTATCAACACTTTAGTCATGACAAACTGTCTTAAAAGTGTTCATACCTCTTTCATGTAGCAGTCTCGTTGACACTGAAAAGCCATTGTGGAGTGTTTTTGAGGAGAAAATCCACCTGAGACACGAGCTGGTGTTATACAAGTCAAACAAACTGCTACAGCTGTCGGCTTAGTACGGCAATCAATGTAGTCCAAACTTAGTTCAACCGACTTTGTTTGGCTTCgagtctttctttctttctttctttctttatttatttatttatttattatttattaacatttttatgtgacataGCTTTtactaaaaaacagaaaatagaaacaaaacgtaataataataataataatgaatagtGAATAGAATTTTGCTTTTTAAGTCAAACATTGAACAGACTTGGCCATATAGGTGCATAGATAATAATATACTAATAAAatctataataatataatacataCAGTGTATGTAAAACATGTGCTAGAAACCCATACATCATTAGGATTAATCATCTGCTGCAATGTaagcatttaaaacattttgatgaagtgatattaaaaaaaaaaaaaaaaattaaaaaactgaacaaaattgatattaacaagatttttttgcacttttttattgtctgtgtCTATGTTCTCTGTGTGAACTATTTTTGGCTATACCAAGAGTGAAGAGGGAATTTTATTAAGGATACTTTTGGCAAGTAGAAAGCCATAACTCGCAAATGGTTGCAAGTTGATCCTCCAACATTGGCCCAATGACTGGGGATATTAACCAAATATACTGTATAGAAATACTTACTTTTCTCTTAAGGCTTGAGCTAGAAACATATACAGAATGTTGGGGGAAATGGATTGTGTATAAACGCTGTTGGGAAAAGTATGAAAGTGTGTATGCCAGGAAGTAAATGAAAAGATGTTCAGGGATTTGACTTTGTAAAACCCATGAAGACCTCATattctttgtttaaaaaaagaatgatgAGGGAATTAAAGAAACTTGCATCTATATTGCTGCATTACTGCCATCTTCTGGAGCTACTGAAACTAACATCCATGTTCTACCACACTCACCCCCATAATCCAGTATAAAACCTTTTAATTACTGGTAAAAGTCTGTTAACATCAGATATTTTTCCCCATTCTCCGCATCATAATCACTTTCAAACCACAGTTGATAAAGGTCTTTTTATTAAAACTGACAAAGATATGTCAGCGTACAGTGGACAATAATATGCCCATAAATAATGCCATAGAAAATATCACATATATAAGAACAATATTTTGGACAATAACATATCAAATCACCTGCAAATATTACAAACTCCAGAAAACAAAGCTTCAGTGTCCTGGCCCTTAAGGAGCGAGGGTGTGAGTCTCAATCAGACTGTGGAGAAGAGGGAAGAAAGTGGTCAGTGCCAACATTTAGATAATCAGTCAAATACTGATTATAGTCATACACCCAGATTCATACAGGATTGCTATTTATAACCATTACTCTCTTGGCAGTATTTTTAAGGCAAAACACAAGTGATTTAacagataaaagaaaataatccaTGTTGCATTTAAGTAACCTCTACCAGTACTGCACTTACATCACTAAGATCATCCATATCTGGTGTTTTTCCTTTATTACTGGTAGCCAATTCTTGGATCACCTGAAAAAGAAAAGCCAAGTTTTTACAGAACCTAAGAGAGAAATTATGTGAATAATGCAAAGTACGTGCATGGTTTCCTAAACTCTTAATCATTATCACCATAACAGAAGCATTACTGCATTTACTCACATCCATGTATCTATCGTACTCTTCCTTTCCTTCATCCTCTTCATGCTCCCAGTCCCTCCAGTTATCAAAGTCTACACAAATCCAGCTAGCCTGTAAAGTGAAGGAGAAGCAGCACAAAGTTAAGTTGAGAGGGGATGCAGGAACACCCCATTTCATAATTACAGCATTGCTGGCAAGTAGTTGCAGAagtgtggactcaagtcacatgacttggactaaAGTTGGGCTTGAATCACAACTGATGACTTTAGagttgacttgacaaaatcaaaaaatactTGCAAGTTAAGTTGGACTTTAACATTTAAGACTCATGTCTTAATTTGGgtttgagccttttgacttgaaaatactttttGCTTTCTCCCATTATCTAAACAGTGTGCAATGaatcatttccttttttttgaaTCAGCTAACGCTAACACTATTCATTCCCAGTCAACACTTAATttcccagatccactttgtttgaaccaatcccACAGCGCCCAATCAAGCTGCAGGAAAGAACCATGAAGAagtaacattacattactgaGCACCAGTTTCAAAATTTGATACCAAGGATAATTTCCTTCACATACAAAAACTGGtggtaaacaaaaaacaaattgcagtaaatgtgtggagacagatggagacgcaacaacttccaacttcGATCCACATCTAAAGTTGGACAAAGAATGGCAAATCAAGATTAATATTAACACAGCACAGTTAGCGAGCTAATacctagttaacgttagcttaacagcCGAGCAACTATTTAACAAActtttttaacaaatacaaatttaaaagtaaaatttaccatattactctgttgttaaaatgccaTTACTTTTATTAGAGAGCCTGTTATGACTTGTTTTgcactcaaaactcaaaatttaggacttgggacttgttagCCTTGACTTGGGACTGGAGTACAAAGATCTGAGACTTatttgtgacttgcaaaacaatagCTTGGTCCCACCTGTGGTAAATTGTGTTACCTACACACCTACAGAAAAGTGTACTTTGAGATTAAGTGTCATTCAAAGGAGTCAAACATGTGTCTCTTTATGAACATGTGTTTTTCTGAGCAGCAACAGTGAGTCAAGAGTTTTTCAACTAAGTGGTCGGAACCTCACGTGGTATCTCTTGATTTGCATGGTGGGAAATACAATAAATCATTCTGAAATATATCACTATTTCTATATGCTCTTAaaaatacaatgcaaacatGTGTCATAAGTAACAGCTAAGTGGGCTCCATCCAATTCAGACAAGTGTTGGTGAAAATGTGGCCCACAAAGTGGAAACCACAGTCATATTTTCTGGTCCTACCCCAAGTTAAGCAACTTTTGGAAGGGTGAGTTAGATGCCCTGAGAGCAAAATATCCCCAAAGATCCAAGGGTGATTCTCCTCAGCAATCCTTGAAGGTTTGAGGGGAAGGCAAAAATGTATCTATTACAAATCCTCTTAGAGGCTGCGATTAGAGGTATCGCAATTAGATGGTTGAATCCTGAACCTCCAACGTACAACATctgcattaaaaaatatatgggAACTGCATGAAATGGAACAAATCATGTATGCATTGAGGTTGCAAAGACCAAAATCCATTAAGAGGTGGAGTCCTGTAATGCGTCTGTTGATGCAATAAGGGAAAGAGTACATGTCGTCAAACAGGTATGTTTGTATGGACACctcttttatttatcattattactggTATCTCACTTTCTTTCTTGTTCCTTGCAAGTTTGAAGTACATCTTATCACACTTTAACACTTCACCGTATTTGTCTTAAACCTGGATAGATGTTACGGCAGCTGAAAACTTTGTAAAATGGTCATAGTACTATGTACTATGTGAGCTATGTAAAAACTGTATTGTTTGTGTGGTCTGCtgaagttgaaataaaaaattagtttaaaaaaagtgtcaaaaaatTCATTAACACTGAAAATGTCTGAGATCATGAGAGTGTTTGGACCTAAATTGGGAGCGCTGCAGCCAACGTTGAGAACtaatgatgtaaaaaaaaaaaacttgtgaccaatcagttttaacacacaaacacacacacactcacctttGCCTCATCTCTCTGGAGACGTGGCCATGCGTAATCAGGCTTCACTTTCCTCAGCAAGACATTGATGCTGCGGTCaaagactttttctctgcagtcctttaaaagtgtttaaaagataaaaatgcacACTGACTGTAAATT
The nucleotide sequence above comes from Epinephelus lanceolatus isolate andai-2023 chromosome 21, ASM4190304v1, whole genome shotgun sequence. Encoded proteins:
- the aarsd1 gene encoding alanyl-tRNA editing protein Aarsd1; this encodes MAFQCQRDCYMKEFVTCVVSCCPAELKHEVSGKKETLKGFNVKLQDTILFPEGGGQPDDHGLIGDVPVLRVTRQGPEAVHFVTSPLEVGQEVQVKVDWERRFDHMQQHSGQHLITALADNLFGYKTTSWELGRQRSTIELDTPSVKPAQLQALEEVVNEKIRVHVPVTVQLLSIDDPAVEKVRSRGLPDDHAGPIRIVDIEGVDANMCCGTHVSNLSHLQVIKLLGTEKGKKNKTNLIFLAGNRVLKYAEKSYSTERSLVSLLKTGPDEHVEAVDKLQKSVKLLQKTNLSLLRDMAVIISQNFNNNPQRGNFFSLHKKEGDNEFMNIIANEINTEETLVFLTVGEEKGPGLFLLAGPSERVAEMGPQVLEMLQGKGAGKNGRFQGKANSLARRGEVEAFLQQHCKDTSEEE
- the ptges3l gene encoding putative protein PTGES3L — encoded protein: MNKPKIVRPEESQPAQARWFDRKKYVTINFMVQKPKDVQVDIQTDKMVLCCKNDEDDVIYNELYFYEKVLKHDCREKVFDRSINVLLRKVKPDYAWPRLQRDEAKASWICVDFDNWRDWEHEEDEGKEEYDRYMDVIQELATSNKGKTPDMDDLSDSD